The sequence CTGTAAACTTTTGCAAACTAAATTAGTCAATTTGCCCCATAAGATACCTTTTCCTTTGTAGGTAATAGTGAGATCTGAAACTggacagaaggagagaagaaaattgcagagagagagagacaaaaagaaaaagatctgcGTAAATCTAGGAACTGAATAATTAACCCTTCGATAGTTGAGAGGTGACGGACAGCATCAGAAGTTTACTTAGCGGGCTCAACACAATTCCTCCTCTGTCAGAAATCTGGAATGTATTCATGGCAGGCTCGTCACTTGCCACATTCATTAGCTTGTGACGAAAAGTGCTACTTGTTTGCTTATAGGAGACAGGAGAGACATGTTTTATTTGAGCAAATAAATTTTTCCATGTTGGCCTTCAAAATTTAAGTTATAGGAACAGTATAATTATATTAAAGTCATTAAGTGTCTAGACAGTGATTTTTTACGCACATCTTAAATGACTGAAATCAGTAAGTACCCACCAAGAACATCTCAAATAAACTGACAACATCATATTATGCCAATTTTCCTCCATAAAATATAGGGActaagaaatgaaaagatcttGTTTCCCATTTCTTGGCATGTATTACAGAAGAATGAGGCAAACTATTGTAACAATGAGCttattttttactcttttctttttcaaatagtcCTTCGCCCATCCACCATTTCCAGACTTGCAGACTATAGAAAGAGAACAAATACTTCTGCTGGAAGAAATGTCTTGGGACAATTGATGAAAAGCACTTTAGTAAGTATTTAAAAGTTAGTTCTGACATAAGTGAATGTCTAGTAAACCTAGTTTGAAACGTCCCTTATAAAGTGTTGCTTTGAGGATCAAAGTGAGACAATAGACATAAAAATGATCTGTAAATGGTACAGCATTATACTGTACTAACATTAAGTATAACCaatcttacttttaaaatgagatagctagttttttttttaatcttatgatAACATACTCAGAAAACACACATAATAATGACACCTCTTTGCTCTCTGTGTTTTTGAATTCGTCTTCCAACCTCATGCAGGAAAGAAGCGAGAGGTTTTGCAGAAAAAAGGCATAAGGTAAGAAGATGTAGTGAGTGCAGAAAAGTAGAAAAACGAAGAAAaactggggagaagagagaataaaatgTCATGAGGATACTGAATAACGGCTTTGCTATCACATACCTTGAGGGAAATGATTAAACACGAGGTGCATACATGGACTGTTTTGGCAAAATATTGTGGATGaggtggaaaagaaggaaagctaAAAGGCAAGAAGAGTTTCCAAAGACCCATTTTGCCTATTTCTTCATTAACTGTGAGTTTCTAGGTATCCCGCAGCTTGTGGAAAAAGCCGTATTGAGTAAAACCTTAGTGAAGAGTCATTTCCTGTCTGTTAAGTAAGGGAAATTAGTAGAACTCTCTCAGCTTAAAAGACAGTGGCTTAAGAAAAACTGCACaagttctttcttactttctctcACTTTTCGAAATTTTATAGGATTTACAAAGGTCTCTGACAATCTCCTTAGTCCCTGCCCATCAATCACATTAATGCCTTGGGGAACTGTTCAGGAATTCCAGCTTGGGCACAGAATTACAATTGTGGTGCCCCTGTCCTCTGCCTTCTTTGCTGCCATGTCCTCCTCTGCACCCTTACCGAGGCATCCTTTAAAGTTCTGTCCCTTGCCTTCTGTCGTTTCATCACACTCAGAGAACTTGCCTACTCTCATGGCTTAGCTTTAATCCTCTCATGGAggaatcccttttttttttaaaaattattttattttttattgacgtttagttgatttacagtgttagttccagatgtatagcaaagtgattcagttaaatatacacacatacatacatatatttttcagattctttcccattacagtttattacaagaaattgaatatagttccctgtgctatacagtcagtccttcttgtttatctattttatatatagtagtgtgtatctattaattccagactcctaatttatcccaaaTGGAGGAATCCTAATTCCACATCTGTTGTCCTAAACTCTTACCTcaacaataaagaaaaagtatttattgtggtaaaatatgtataacataaaacTTGCCACTTTAACCATTATAATTGTACAACTCAGTGGTATCaattatattcacaatgttgtgcaaccatcaccaagaTCTGTTTCCATAATCTTTTCATTACCTGGTTACCATCATGAGCTTCTTCACAGAATTTGTAAGTGTGAATAGGGACACAAAAGCATAAATTTTGATAGCCTGTTTAGCACCTGGTGCTTTTTTTGAATAAAGGTTATGTCTACACTCCCCCATCTATACTTACAGAGAAGATACTATGGATAGTATAGAAGATAATAACTTTTTATTCTAATAAGGATGTTGAGATTGTATTATGCAGACAGTTGTGGCCTTTATGAAGCTTTAGGAAGCTTTCCTCATGCACTGGAGTTCATTTTATAGCTATGTACCAATATTGATTTGTTAGTTTTACAAACATGTTCTGGCAACATAAGATATTAACAACAAGGGAACTGGGTGAAGGATATATGGGAGTCTCTGTGctttctttgcaacttttctgaatatctaaaattattccaaaatcaaaagagtattttaaaaaataggcaaccgtttttaaagccatttaaaaataacagtatagAATGTATAATAGTGAATTGAGTATTTTTACTTGGTACTTACCCTGGATATTGATGCTGGTTACACTTAGTGATACAAAGATAGTAACCAAGTAAtccaaaaataaccaaaaatactCCAGCAGCAATTAAGCCAGTCAGAAGACCCATAACATCAATTTTCTCTCTGTTGCCATCTTAAGAGAAATCATTAAAATAACATAAGTATAACTGAAAAGCACCACCTATGATTTCAATAAATTTCATACTGAATGTATGCACACTATTAAGCATCTAATAATTAATATTGATTACTTTTAAAAGTCTGTGCTAAAGACATGACCAGAAAAAATTTCAATTCACTTTCTAAAAGCCCTAGTTAtggcttcatttattttaaacaagtCATATTAAATGGATAACATTCAAGACTAAGTGGGATAAACATTCTTTGTTCAGTGATACGTATTTTGGTATTAACTACTAAAATAAGTGTCCTATGCAGCTCCAGTGGAGCCATGTAGTCTCCCTACAGCGGGGACCTACCTAGAGGGGATGAAAAAATAGCTGgcaaaaacgaaacaaaacaaaacaaaaacctgactGAAAAGCAGTTAGAGATGATCAATGTGAATAAAATAAAGGATCTCGCCTTTCTATGAGTTATTTAATTCTAACAATGTTAACTTACCTACTAGCATAAGTATTCTAGTCACTTgtataaagaaaagaattaaaacagtTTACTACTTGAAACTAACAGAGTCCTACTTTTATTCTGTGCAAGTCTTGACTTAGCTGATCTGTTAAAAACAGCATTAAGCCTATTATCTCGTTTCCCTAGTATCTCACCAAACTTGATTTTCAGTGTATAAATAGATGCATGTGACCTTTTCTGTCTTAGACAGCCCAGTGTATAATTGAGAAATCTTCCTCGGATTTACAAGGTATGTATATTGTGCAACAACCatacttaaaataatgaaatgaaaaatgtattataacagagagagggtgggaaaaaaaaaacattaaaattgatCGATTCTTGCCTTACCTGATTTTGTGGTTGGTCCTTTAATAGAGTATTCTTGCCAAAATGCCAtctaaaaaaaggtaaatattccAAGTTTATTTAATTGCTTTATTATAATTTCATTTGGTCTCGGTGACCCAGACTAGGGGTACAAAATTCCTGGCATGTGCCACAGGTAGGATACCAGTCCATTCAAGCTGGAGGGAGTGACTCACTCTCATTAAAGCACTGCACCCACCACTGTTTCTGCCAGCTTTCTACCACTGTCCTCTGCTATTCTCCCTTCGCTGGCCCAGAGCCCTCACTCAGGCATCAGGGAAAACTGTCACATTAGAAAGTAGATGAAAGTAGCAAAGGTGAACGTTGAAACAGGGGACTCACTATCACGTTTGAAAAGGAGTCTGATATTTTTCTACACTAGATGGGCCCTCAGTTTGCTAGGAGATTTTACTGAAAGGTATTTACTGGTTTGGAAAGACATCCCTGGGACGGTTTCAGTTCAGTGTCACTTGACAGAATGGAAGCCGATTTTAAGGAACTGTGATACAATTAGAAAATGGGTTTgtgaaaaacagagtaaaatttcaacaGACACAGCTACAAGGTACAGACTTTGTTTCCCTTCTCTGACAGATGCAGCAGATGATGGCAGGGAACGGGAGCCTGGGCACAATTTTGGGAGGAAAAAGAACTTAGTTCCAGTAACACCTGCATTTGAAGGATACACAGAGAGGTTCTAATTGACTAAAGTGTAAAATGGGGTTCttgaggaaggggaaaaggagaaagcGGTTCTTTAAGATACAAAACTAAATAATTTAAgtcactttacattttaaaagaatatgccAGATTATAACAGAGATAGTGCTGCTTCTTTTGTACTTTTTCAGGATTAAAAGACAggatttaattatattttaagggAGAGCTTCTAAAAGTTCACTGCCAAGCAATAAACTCCTGAAGGTGAGACTATATATTCTGTACCCTCAGTCTCTAGCAGAGCACTTGGCACATAGCAGATTGTCAGTAAGTACTGGAAGTATACATAAGGTAATCAAAAAAAGTAAGTCCAATAGGAAAAATTGTTAAGTCTTGAATGATTAAAGCCTAAGTCAGAGAGCTAACTCAAATAATATCCTGAAGTTTAATCTACTCTGCTTCATGATTGTTTTTGAACATCATAAACGTTAAACACACAAAATCACAACATAATTGATACTTTGCTAATTACATAACCCAGCTAAGTATAAAGTCAAGTCTAAATGGGGTAATTAGCATTTTAGGAAAGTAGAAAGAGATAACAGGTATACAATCCTAGTTTTATTTAAGGCGTACAATCTCTAATGACTTACGGAAATGAAAGTGCCATTTTCTTAAGTGCAATTTAATAAATGTCTAGCCAATTAACATCATCAACCAAATTACCGTTTTATCTTCATCCACAAAAATCTCTCTGGCTTCCTCATAATTACAAAGTTCTTCTCTGCACTCTCTTTCTAGGTCACCGGGAGTGAAGAGCTCCAAATCAAATCTATTGTATAGAAGGTGTCTATGGATGAATGAGTTTGCCTCTTCTTTTGATGTAAAGACTAACGAAGAAACAGAAAGATTTCACACATTAATAAAAACAAGGCAGAAAATTCCTGTTTTATTTGTGGGAAAACCGAATAGTTCTCTTGATGTGGTTAAATTATACCAAATTTTCTTGTGTGGTTTTAAAatctgacaaaaagaaaaatcataaataaaaataatttctgctaATCATGAAATACAGATATTAGCAAAACTCCAGAACATACATGAGTTGATTATGTCCAAAATTATCAGCATAAATGAAAATTGTTTAGTATCACTTTTCCTTCTAGACAATTATTTCTCCAATAAATGACAGGCCAGACTATTCTATTTCTAAAGTGTTGGTTTCCTATTATCTTGACTGAGAAAAATTAGTCTGGTGTAATGAACAGAGTATTGGATTAAGAGTTAGAAGACAGAGATTCTTCTTTTTTGATTTGGCTTAGTTATCAGCTGTATATCCTGGGATAAGTCACTTACATCTCTGGGTTgccatttctttatttgtaaaattggaATATGAACTAAATAATCACTAAGATctcttaatgttttaaatttttaaattgatacatttaaaattttaaatttgatacATGTTAAAATTGTTGTATCAAGTTTATACTAAAAATGTTTAAACTTCTAAgttgataaaattataaattaattgtaAGATTCATTAAAAGCCATTCAGTCCTTCCCAAAGGAGTAGCTCCCTCCACCCAGTCCCTAAACACGTGTCTACAAAGCTTTACAAGACTCCTTTTACATTTGCTGGGAAGGTAAATGGTAAACATGATAGTTAATCACAAGTTGACACAAAACCAAAATATCCTACCATGGCAGTATTTTCAAAACCCACAGACTTCAAACTCGTTCTGGTGTCACAAACAAAGCTGAAGGGATCTGGCCCCAGATCACATTACAGAGACTGGAATTCAGAAACTCTGAGAACTACATCCGGtgctgaaaagaatttaaaagcgTTGGTATTTCTCATTGCTAACCATTACGAAAGGAGGAACAAGTTCAAATGGGCGAGTGAAAGACAGATCAAGACTGAGGACAGCGCATGGCCTGGAAGACTAAGACTGATTTGAGAGTGACCTCAGGTTGGCTATTTATTCTTAGCCTTTGAGAACAGTCACACCTTGGCCAGGATATTTTTCCTACTAATCAATCACTTTTCCAAGCTGGTTTGAATCTTATAGAGCTGTTTTgttcaatacagtagccactagccacatgtgcctattgagcacttgaaatgtggcttgtCTGAACGGAGATATACATGGGACTGCAAAGACatagtgaaaaaaagaaagaaagaaagtgaaatatCTCAATGTTTTATATTGCTTATATTTGGAAaagatattttggatatattgggttaaattaaattcattattaaaatcaatttcacctatttctttttacttttttaatgtgactactagaaaatttttaattatgtatatggttcatattttatttctgttggccAGTGCTACTCTAGCAGATTCATTtttatgttataaataaaatacatgggCTATCTGAACCAAGCAGGAAGCTAGAATGGGGTCATTAGTGATCACTGCTTTGAGAAATATTCTAAGAGGTAGACCAGTGTGatgaaacatttttgttttttcttctccatttccttccctttcttgtAGATGTTATGTTACCACTAAATGGAGACAGAACGAAAAATTTTCCAAGTCTCCACTATCTCTCATTGGGATTCTTGCAACGGTCCTCTAAGGGGGTCTCCTTGTGCCCTACAGCTGCACTGGATTCCAATATGCCTGGTTATCTCCTGCCTTTGTACCTGCTATTTCCTCTCAATAGAACTTCCttctttcagttttctctgtcacctccttcaggactttgttcaataTTACCTTGAAACCCATCCTCAACCACCCGCTTCCACAATCCCCACTCCCTattatactttgtttttctccGCAACACTTATGACCATCTGGTGGTCCCTATGctttacttacttatttgttACCACTCTGTTCCCCTCACTAGAAGGAAATTTCCATTAGAGCAGGGATGTTGGTTCCCAACACACAGAGGTGCCCAAAAAATTACTTATAAATTACATGAATATATGCGACATTCCTATAGTGGGAAGGAGCTCTTAGACCGAAATTCTACCAGTTGAAGCAATTCAGAGGTATAGCCTGCTACTCAGCTTGGCATGGGTTTACAATACTAAACCAATGATAAAGTAACTCTGAGCTTGCCTAACTTAGCTATAATGTACTTACTACATGAAATCTAATTCTAGAATGGAGAATTAGCAATCTGCCTCTGTATTGTTGCTTCTCAGATATGCCcagatatttacattttattggcTAGAAGAGCAATGCCAAATTTCTCATTGTCAGTCTCCTGTTCAAGTCAGTTATCTGAATTGTAAAACACCTCTGCCCTCCAAATGGGATTCTCAGcttgaaaggaaaataagagagTCATAAACATTTTGATTGTTCCTGAAATGATATTTATGCCAATGAAGGTCTCTACCACTGTGTAAAACGTGCCTTCCAAGGGCTGCTGTTTATCACTTCCCTGAGTGTCAAAGTTCTGATTCAGTCCACAGTTGACCTTAGACCTTCAATGCCTTATCAGatttcttcctgcctcccttATGATCTTAGGAGAAATACTATCCTTTGATATTTGGGTTCTAAGTAGCCTTGGATTTGCTTATAGTTGAAAGAAGTAAACTTCCTTGCCTCTGGAGTATCCTGAACTCTCAGTGAGAATTCTGTTTTCCCTCTGGCCATTGCTGGAAGATGCACTAGCCTTGAACTTTTGTATCTGCCTCCTCAGATTTTCTTCCCATCTCTTTCTCCAGTCTTAGACCATATTAAGAGGCTGCATGTGGATTCTGCTGTTTTTAACCCACCAACTGAGATAttccattctctccctctctcctgtctccccatgttttctaaataaaatccTTTTCAGTCATTTCAACCCTCCTCTTGGGTTTTGTCAGAATGTAGCTGAAGGTTCTTTATTTTCCTAACTGCTTCTCATATCTCTATTTATTATATCTCATATGAAGATAGAGAGCACTGGCTTCTGTGCCATAGGTTTACACCCTACCTCTCCCACCAGATGAAGCAATCCTCCGATCCTCCGGGGCAGGGATTGTAGTCTTTCATTTCTACATCTCCCATACCTGGCACGTTCTATGTATTGATAAATTAGTTATTAACCGAACAAATCAGCTTTTTAATATAGGATTCCTCATTTACATTTCCCACAGATCTCTCCAGCCTTCCACACTCAAGTATGATCTCTAAATTCCTTCTGTAGTTTGTGATGTCCTTAAGAGTGTCTTTTGTGCCTATAtcatgtgaatgaatgaacacactcacaaacactctggggatcAGCATCTGGTCCCACTGAGTATAGATCATCAACTTTATATACGAGTGGACTGTCAACCTTATATAGTGCAACCTGGGAGGCACCAAGAAGGCTCTCCTTCCAAATCTCCCCTATCCCAGCAGCTAGACTATCCAACTGCCTAGAATTCTGCTGTCAGCGCTTGACTCCTTCGGGTTAGGACACTTCCTTATCTTAATACACACACAGACTCCTAGAAGGTTTGACACCCTAATctgtattaattattaataagtCATCCAGTAATATTAGTGTAACTAGATCCTTCCCAAAAGAAAATGAGGTGAGTAGGATCTGATGAGAATGAATAGGGACAGGAATGTGTAGGACAGGAGGTGGATCCAAAGCACTGGCACTGTGTAGGGAAGCACAGTGACTAgacaagaagaaatgaaagcctttttttcttcttcttcttctctcttttctgtttttttctaggTTGGCCTTTTAAAATGTGGTCAGGAATCAGTCTGTTTGTGACCTGGAGCCCACTAGGTGTGGAATTCTAGGTTAGCATGCCCCAAACCTAATCTTCTCACACCATCTGGCTTTACCCAGATAACCagacattttaaagttaaaaaggaTCTCAGAGATcattccactccccaccccctcatttTACAAGCTGGAAgggg is a genomic window of Camelus bactrianus isolate YW-2024 breed Bactrian camel chromosome 10, ASM4877302v1, whole genome shotgun sequence containing:
- the PRRG4 gene encoding transmembrane gamma-carboxyglutamic acid protein 4 codes for the protein MFILLVLLSQLTIVTFAFPHCARSPEESRHEEEVFTSKEEANSFIHRHLLYNRFDLELFTPGDLERECREELCNYEEAREIFVDEDKTMAFWQEYSIKGPTTKSDGNREKIDVMGLLTGLIAAGVFLVIFGLLGYYLCITKCNQHQYPGSSDTYVRRGRHTPSIIFRRPEEAVLSPSPSLVEDTGLPSYEQAMALTRKHNVSPPPPYPGPAKGFRVFKKSMSLPSH